From Microbacterium invictum, the proteins below share one genomic window:
- the purE gene encoding 5-(carboxyamino)imidazole ribonucleotide mutase — MGSDSDWRVMSDASQALTDLDIPHEVEVVSAHRTPDKLLRYGREARARGLQVIIAGAGGAAHLPGMLASVTALPVIGVPVQLATLDGLDSLLSIVQMPAGVPVATVSINGAKNAGLLAARILGAADARYGDAIEAYARTLEAQVEEKNRRLKDSL, encoded by the coding sequence ATGGGGTCCGACTCCGACTGGCGCGTCATGAGCGACGCGTCTCAGGCGCTCACCGACCTCGACATTCCGCATGAGGTCGAGGTCGTCTCGGCCCATCGCACACCCGACAAACTGCTGCGCTACGGTCGCGAAGCACGGGCCCGCGGACTGCAGGTCATCATCGCCGGTGCGGGGGGAGCGGCCCACCTCCCGGGTATGCTCGCGTCGGTCACTGCGCTGCCGGTGATCGGCGTTCCGGTGCAGCTCGCCACCCTCGATGGCCTCGACTCGCTGCTCAGCATCGTCCAGATGCCCGCCGGCGTTCCCGTGGCGACGGTATCGATCAACGGCGCCAAGAACGCCGGGCTGCTTGCCGCCCGGATCCTCGGAGCGGCCGACGCCCGCTACGGCGACGCGATCGAGGCTTATGCCCGCACGCTCGAGGCGCAGGTCGAGGAGAAGAACCGTCGGCTCAAGGACTCCCTGTGA
- a CDS encoding biotin--[acetyl-CoA-carboxylase] ligase, with the protein MTLPAPGYPRAAAVTPRLHVIETVDSTNAKLLRDAAQDPDGHPHLSVLVTRDQRAGRGRLDRSWNTPPGSAVAVSVLLRVGAIPTVARGWIPLVAGAAMTRAVAAQLPGVDVQLKWPNDVLADGLKISGILAEVMPSDPQAVVVGVGVNTTMTAEELPVPTATSFAAIGRTADEDRLLADYLTALRDDIAALAVADGDSAALHARIEGLCATIGSDVRVNLPDGVVLEGRAERLDPDGRLVVSTRGVETLVAAGDVVHVR; encoded by the coding sequence ATGACGCTCCCCGCTCCTGGATATCCACGCGCGGCGGCGGTCACGCCGCGCCTGCACGTGATCGAGACGGTCGACTCGACCAATGCCAAGCTGCTGCGCGACGCGGCCCAGGACCCCGACGGTCACCCCCACCTGTCGGTGCTGGTCACCCGCGATCAGCGCGCGGGGCGCGGCAGGCTCGATCGCAGCTGGAACACCCCGCCGGGCAGTGCGGTGGCCGTCTCGGTGCTGTTGCGGGTCGGCGCGATCCCGACCGTGGCGCGCGGATGGATTCCGCTGGTCGCCGGCGCGGCCATGACCAGGGCCGTGGCCGCGCAACTGCCCGGCGTCGACGTGCAGCTGAAGTGGCCCAACGACGTGCTGGCGGATGGGCTCAAGATTTCGGGCATCCTCGCCGAGGTGATGCCCAGCGACCCGCAGGCGGTCGTCGTGGGTGTCGGCGTCAACACGACGATGACCGCGGAGGAGCTTCCGGTGCCCACGGCGACGTCCTTCGCGGCGATCGGCCGCACCGCCGACGAAGACCGGCTGCTCGCCGACTACCTGACGGCCCTGCGCGACGACATCGCCGCCCTCGCCGTCGCCGACGGCGACTCGGCGGCGCTGCACGCCCGGATCGAGGGACTGTGCGCCACGATCGGCTCCGACGTGCGCGTGAATCTGCCCGACGGCGTCGTGCTGGAGGGGCGTGCAGAGCGCCTCGACCCCGACGGGCGCCTGGTCGTGTCGACACGGGGCGTGGAGACGCTCGTCGCCGCCGGCGACGTCGTGCACGTGCGCTGA
- a CDS encoding acetyl/propionyl/methylcrotonyl-CoA carboxylase subunit alpha, whose amino-acid sequence MPHIAKVLIANRGEIAVRVIRAARDSGKASVAVYADQDRDALHTTLADEAYALEGATSAETYLSIEKILSVARRSGADAVHPGYGFLAENADFARAVIAAGLTWIGPSPEAIESLGDKVTARHVAEKVGAPLAPGTPGPVEGADEVIAFAQEHGLPIAIKAAYGGGGRGLKVARELSEVAEQFESATREAITAFGRGECFVEKYLDKPRHVETQCLADAAGNVVVVSTRDCSLQRRHQKLVEEAPAPFLTDEQNRVLYESSKAILRDVGYVGAGTCEFLIGADGTISFLEVNTRLQVEHPVSEEVTGLDLVREQFRLAEGGTLDYDDPTPSGHSIEFRINGEDPGRGFLPQPGRIHVFKTFGGPGIRLDSGVTAGDSVSGAFDSLLGKIIVTGRDRAEALERARRALDEFEVSGMPTVLPFHRKVVRDPAFTADDGSFGVYTRWIETEFVNDIPPWDGELESPEPAEPRHTVVVEVSGKRLEVSLPDRIVQTPAKVGRPAAVPPSRRSHSQTGMAGASGDAVSAPMQATIVKVAVEDGQHVVKGDLVVVLEAMKMEQPIQAHKDGVIGTINASPGTTVSAGHQLLTIS is encoded by the coding sequence ATGCCTCATATCGCCAAGGTGCTCATCGCGAACCGCGGCGAGATCGCCGTACGTGTCATCCGCGCCGCCCGGGACTCCGGCAAGGCCTCGGTCGCCGTCTACGCCGATCAGGACCGCGACGCTCTGCACACGACGCTCGCCGATGAGGCGTACGCACTCGAGGGCGCCACGAGCGCCGAGACGTACCTGTCGATCGAGAAGATCCTGTCGGTGGCTCGTCGGTCGGGGGCGGATGCCGTGCACCCCGGCTACGGATTCCTCGCAGAGAACGCCGACTTCGCCCGCGCCGTGATCGCGGCCGGGCTGACCTGGATCGGCCCGTCGCCCGAGGCGATCGAGTCGCTCGGCGACAAGGTCACCGCCCGCCACGTCGCCGAGAAGGTCGGCGCACCGCTCGCTCCGGGCACGCCGGGACCGGTCGAGGGCGCCGACGAGGTCATCGCCTTCGCGCAGGAGCACGGGCTGCCCATCGCCATCAAGGCCGCGTACGGCGGCGGCGGGCGCGGGCTCAAGGTCGCGCGCGAGCTGTCCGAGGTGGCCGAGCAGTTCGAGTCAGCCACCCGCGAGGCGATCACCGCTTTCGGTCGCGGCGAGTGCTTCGTCGAGAAGTACCTCGACAAGCCGCGGCACGTCGAGACGCAGTGCCTGGCCGACGCCGCCGGCAACGTCGTGGTGGTCTCCACCCGCGACTGCTCGCTGCAGCGTCGCCACCAGAAGCTCGTCGAAGAGGCACCCGCGCCGTTCTTGACCGACGAGCAGAACCGCGTCCTCTACGAGTCGTCCAAGGCGATCCTGCGCGATGTCGGCTACGTCGGGGCCGGCACGTGCGAGTTCCTGATCGGAGCCGACGGCACCATCTCGTTCCTCGAGGTGAACACCCGGCTGCAGGTCGAGCACCCGGTGTCCGAAGAGGTCACGGGCCTCGACCTCGTCCGCGAACAGTTCCGGCTCGCCGAGGGCGGCACGCTCGACTACGACGACCCGACGCCGTCCGGCCACTCGATCGAGTTCCGGATCAACGGCGAAGACCCGGGCCGGGGCTTCCTGCCGCAGCCCGGACGCATTCATGTGTTCAAGACGTTCGGGGGCCCCGGGATCCGTCTCGACTCCGGTGTCACCGCCGGCGACAGCGTCTCGGGCGCGTTCGACTCGCTGCTGGGCAAGATCATCGTCACCGGCCGCGACCGCGCCGAGGCGCTCGAGCGCGCCCGCCGCGCCCTCGACGAGTTCGAGGTCTCGGGCATGCCCACTGTGCTCCCCTTCCACCGGAAGGTCGTCCGCGATCCCGCCTTCACCGCCGACGACGGCTCGTTCGGCGTCTACACGCGCTGGATCGAGACCGAGTTCGTCAACGACATCCCGCCGTGGGACGGCGAGCTCGAGTCGCCCGAGCCCGCCGAGCCCCGCCACACGGTCGTCGTGGAGGTGTCGGGCAAACGCCTCGAGGTGAGCCTGCCCGACCGCATCGTGCAGACGCCGGCGAAGGTCGGGCGGCCCGCGGCCGTGCCGCCGTCGCGCCGGTCGCACTCGCAGACCGGCATGGCCGGGGCGTCGGGCGATGCCGTCAGCGCGCCGATGCAGGCCACGATCGTCAAGGTCGCGGTCGAAGACGGCCAGCATGTCGTCAAGGGCGACCTGGTCGTCGTGCTCGAGGCCATGAAGATGGAGCAGCCGATCCAGGCGCACAAGGACGGTGTGATCGGCACGATCAACGCCAGCCCGGGCACCACGGTCTCGGCCGGGCACCAGCTGCTGACCATCTCCTGA
- a CDS encoding PH domain-containing protein, translating into MTQPTAYHGRPFAPAPGAATPELRVARLHTHARRLTWSALVLVAVAGAVGLFTGHVPEPFEEWMLWAAAGVLILLLVVIPFLRWLAHTYTITTRRVVEQSGLIGRRRKEILHARGYTIAERRGPLQRMFGAGTLTLSNGVDAPLRMVNIPSVRLVHEVLADQVEVSQILAHRDSHSIPIVDDDR; encoded by the coding sequence GTGACCCAGCCCACCGCGTACCACGGCAGGCCGTTCGCGCCGGCTCCGGGTGCCGCGACCCCCGAGCTGCGCGTCGCACGGCTGCACACCCACGCGCGCCGGCTGACCTGGTCGGCGCTCGTCCTGGTCGCGGTCGCGGGGGCGGTGGGCTTGTTCACCGGTCATGTTCCCGAGCCGTTCGAGGAGTGGATGCTGTGGGCCGCGGCCGGTGTGCTGATCCTGCTGCTGGTGGTGATCCCCTTCCTGCGCTGGCTCGCCCACACCTATACGATCACGACGCGTCGGGTCGTGGAGCAGAGCGGGCTCATCGGGCGCCGCCGCAAAGAGATCCTGCACGCACGGGGGTACACGATCGCCGAGCGGCGCGGGCCGCTGCAGCGGATGTTCGGCGCCGGCACGCTGACCCTGTCGAACGGGGTGGATGCGCCGTTGCGCATGGTGAACATCCCATCGGTGCGGCTCGTGCACGAAGTGCTCGCCGACCAGGTCGAGGTCAGCCAGATCCTCGCGCATCGCGACTCGCACAGCATCCCGATCGTCGACGACGACCGCTGA
- a CDS encoding class I SAM-dependent RNA methyltransferase → MDAGDLVDLDVTDVAHGGVFVARHEGRVVFVPDAIPGERVRARLTDTRKSSFWRGEALEVLAASPHRRPHVWRQADIDTAPEDRPGGADFGHIALDHQRELKLHVVRDALQRIGGLDLPVTIEGAHPARDADGAELATETADGTGWRTRVSLHVDDAGRIGPYAARSHRVIEVDDLPLATGAIAAAALQSRSADGGGLDFIQPADGRVRIVARPDSRGAGHLRSAPEHAADRRAGSPRNGTERGRSSRGGAARGPRRGGARAIDPAAAEVLTEVVGGREFRVGAGGFWQVHRLAATTLTDLVTDGVESVDPDAWHLDLYGGVGLLAAAVAFIGGPATKITTVESDPRATDHAGANLADWVGARAETGRVDRWLAQLAATASPSQRARLENGVVVLDPPRAGAGREVVERLVELNPARVVYVACDPVALSRDLAIFRTHGFTAQNVRAVDLFPHSHHVEAVTVLSR, encoded by the coding sequence ATGGATGCCGGAGACCTCGTAGACCTGGACGTCACCGACGTCGCGCACGGCGGCGTCTTCGTCGCACGCCACGAGGGGCGGGTCGTGTTCGTGCCGGACGCGATTCCGGGCGAGCGGGTCCGCGCGCGACTGACCGACACCCGCAAGTCGTCCTTCTGGCGGGGTGAGGCCCTCGAAGTGCTCGCCGCGTCGCCGCATCGCCGCCCGCACGTGTGGCGGCAGGCCGACATCGACACTGCGCCGGAAGACCGGCCCGGCGGCGCCGACTTCGGCCACATCGCGCTCGATCATCAGCGTGAGCTGAAGCTGCACGTGGTGCGCGACGCGCTGCAGCGCATCGGCGGCCTCGACCTGCCCGTCACGATCGAGGGCGCCCATCCCGCGCGCGACGCCGACGGCGCCGAACTCGCTACCGAGACTGCCGACGGCACCGGCTGGCGCACCCGGGTCAGCCTGCACGTCGACGACGCCGGCCGCATCGGCCCGTACGCCGCCCGCAGTCACCGGGTCATCGAGGTCGACGATCTGCCGCTGGCCACCGGGGCGATCGCCGCAGCGGCTCTGCAATCACGCAGCGCCGACGGGGGCGGTCTCGACTTCATCCAGCCGGCCGACGGCCGCGTGCGGATCGTCGCCCGACCGGATTCTCGCGGCGCCGGGCACCTTCGTTCGGCACCCGAGCACGCTGCAGACCGGCGCGCGGGCTCGCCGCGCAACGGCACCGAGCGCGGTCGATCCTCGCGCGGCGGCGCTGCGCGCGGCCCACGCCGCGGCGGTGCCCGTGCGATCGACCCGGCCGCGGCTGAAGTGCTCACTGAGGTCGTGGGCGGGCGGGAGTTCCGCGTGGGTGCCGGCGGCTTCTGGCAGGTGCACCGCCTCGCCGCCACGACACTCACCGACCTCGTCACCGACGGGGTCGAGTCCGTCGACCCGGACGCCTGGCATCTCGACCTGTACGGCGGAGTCGGCCTGCTCGCCGCCGCCGTGGCATTCATCGGGGGACCCGCCACGAAGATCACCACCGTCGAATCCGACCCCCGCGCCACCGACCACGCCGGCGCCAACCTCGCCGACTGGGTGGGCGCCCGTGCCGAGACCGGCCGGGTCGATCGCTGGCTGGCACAGCTGGCCGCCACGGCATCCCCCTCGCAACGGGCACGACTCGAGAACGGCGTCGTCGTGCTCGACCCGCCGCGCGCCGGGGCGGGTCGCGAGGTCGTCGAGCGACTCGTCGAACTGAACCCGGCGCGAGTGGTCTACGTCGCATGTGACCCGGTGGCACTGTCGCGCGACCTCGCGATCTTCCGGACCCACGGGTTCACGGCGCAGAATGTGCGCGCGGTCGATCTGTTCCCGCACTCGCACCACGTCGAAGCCGTCACCGTGCTCTCACGCTGA
- a CDS encoding Maf family protein, whose amino-acid sequence MRVCLASTSPARLMLLRQAGIEPLTRAPQVDEDAVIAAIEAHEGRTLSPQEHVLLLARRKAADVAATLSAEEPDFDGIVIGGDSMFELDGEILGKPYEPDVATARWRAMRGKTGLLHSGHSVFRLAPGAEPNEAHAVAEASVTFAADVTDVEIDAYVASGEPLQVAGAFTVDSLGGAFIERVEGDPSTVVGMSLSTLRRLAGELGVGWTDLWTRPQGS is encoded by the coding sequence ATGCGCGTGTGCCTGGCATCCACTTCTCCCGCCCGCCTCATGCTGCTGCGCCAGGCCGGCATCGAGCCGCTCACGCGGGCACCGCAGGTCGACGAGGACGCCGTGATCGCCGCCATCGAGGCGCACGAGGGTCGCACGCTCAGCCCGCAGGAGCACGTCCTGCTGCTCGCGCGCCGCAAAGCGGCCGACGTGGCCGCGACCCTCTCCGCCGAAGAGCCGGACTTCGACGGGATCGTGATCGGCGGCGACTCGATGTTCGAGCTCGACGGAGAGATCCTCGGCAAGCCGTATGAGCCCGATGTGGCAACCGCACGGTGGCGCGCGATGCGCGGGAAGACGGGCCTCCTGCACTCGGGGCACAGCGTGTTCCGGCTCGCGCCCGGTGCCGAGCCGAACGAGGCCCACGCCGTCGCCGAGGCCTCGGTGACCTTCGCCGCGGACGTGACGGACGTCGAGATCGACGCGTACGTCGCCTCGGGTGAACCGCTGCAGGTGGCGGGCGCGTTCACAGTCGACAGCCTCGGCGGGGCGTTCATCGAGCGCGTCGAGGGCGACCCGTCCACGGTCGTGGGAATGTCGCTGTCGACGCTGCGGCGCCTGGCCGGCGAACTCGGAGTGGGGTGGACCGATCTCTGGACGCGCCCGCAGGGGTCGTAG
- a CDS encoding acyl-CoA carboxylase subunit beta, whose translation MSTTAGKIADLRARYDEAVVEAEAVSREKQHAKGKLTARERIEILVDPGSFVELDEYVRHRTTAFGMDRSRPYGDSVVTGVATIHGRTVAVYAQDFTTFGGSLGEVAGDKIIKVMEFALRGGMPIVGILDSGGARIQEGVVALGKYGEIFRLNTQASGVIPQISIIMGPAAGGAVYSPALTDFVIMVDKTSQMFVTGPDVIKTVTGEDVGMEELGGAYTHNTRSGVAHYLAEDEDDALDYVRTLLGYLPDNNLSELPGYENEFEWETTDSDRMLNTIIPDSANQPYDIHQVISHIVDAGDFLEVQPLFAPNIVIGFGRIEGRSVGIIANQPSQMAGTLNIEAGEKASRFVRFCDAFSIPIVTLVDVPGYLPGTDQEWTGVIRRGAKLLYAYAEATVPLVTVILRKAYGGAYIVMGSKQLGADINLAWPTAEIAVMGGQGAVNILYRGEIKRAEEAGEDVAAVRTKLANEYTYNVASPFLAAERGELDGIIEPAQTRVSIAKSLRALRGKRASLPAKKHGNIPL comes from the coding sequence ATGTCCACGACCGCCGGCAAGATCGCCGACCTCCGCGCACGCTATGACGAAGCGGTCGTCGAGGCCGAGGCGGTCTCCCGCGAGAAGCAGCACGCGAAGGGCAAGCTGACCGCCCGCGAGCGCATCGAGATCCTCGTCGATCCCGGCTCGTTCGTCGAGCTCGACGAGTACGTCCGCCACCGCACCACCGCGTTCGGCATGGACCGCTCCCGTCCCTACGGCGATTCCGTCGTCACCGGTGTGGCGACCATCCACGGCCGCACCGTCGCCGTGTACGCGCAGGACTTCACCACGTTCGGCGGATCGCTGGGCGAGGTCGCCGGCGACAAGATCATCAAGGTCATGGAGTTCGCGCTGCGCGGCGGCATGCCGATCGTCGGCATCCTCGACTCGGGTGGCGCGCGCATCCAGGAGGGTGTCGTCGCGCTGGGCAAGTACGGCGAGATCTTCCGGCTGAACACCCAGGCGTCCGGGGTGATCCCGCAGATCTCGATCATCATGGGTCCAGCCGCCGGCGGCGCCGTGTACTCCCCCGCCCTCACCGACTTCGTGATCATGGTCGACAAGACCAGCCAGATGTTCGTCACCGGCCCCGATGTCATCAAGACGGTCACCGGCGAGGACGTCGGCATGGAGGAGCTCGGCGGCGCGTACACGCACAACACCCGCTCGGGCGTCGCTCACTACCTCGCCGAAGACGAGGACGACGCGCTCGATTACGTGCGCACGCTGCTCGGCTACTTGCCTGACAACAACCTGTCCGAGCTGCCCGGCTATGAGAACGAGTTCGAGTGGGAGACCACCGACAGCGACCGCATGCTGAACACGATCATCCCCGACTCGGCCAACCAGCCCTACGACATCCACCAGGTCATCTCGCACATCGTCGACGCGGGCGACTTCCTCGAGGTGCAGCCGCTGTTCGCCCCGAACATCGTCATCGGCTTCGGCCGCATCGAAGGCCGCAGCGTCGGCATCATCGCGAACCAGCCGTCGCAGATGGCCGGCACGCTCAACATCGAAGCCGGCGAGAAGGCGAGCCGCTTCGTCCGGTTCTGCGATGCCTTCTCGATCCCGATCGTCACGCTCGTCGACGTGCCCGGCTACCTCCCCGGCACCGACCAGGAATGGACCGGCGTGATCCGCCGCGGCGCAAAGCTGCTCTACGCCTACGCCGAGGCGACCGTGCCACTGGTCACCGTCATCCTGCGCAAGGCGTACGGCGGCGCCTACATCGTCATGGGATCCAAGCAGCTCGGCGCCGACATCAACCTCGCCTGGCCGACCGCCGAGATCGCGGTCATGGGCGGTCAGGGCGCGGTCAACATCCTCTACCGCGGCGAGATCAAGCGTGCCGAAGAAGCAGGCGAAGACGTCGCCGCCGTGCGGACGAAGCTCGCGAACGAATACACCTACAACGTCGCGTCGCCGTTCCTGGCGGCCGAACGCGGTGAGCTCGACGGCATCATCGAACCCGCCCAGACCCGTGTCTCGATCGCGAAGTCGCTGCGGGCGCTGCGGGGCAAGCGGGCCAGTCTGCCGGCGAAGAAGCACGGTAACATCCCGCTATGA
- a CDS encoding acyl-CoA carboxylase subunit epsilon has protein sequence MSRDDAPAAPSEAGLSLQVRRGDPTPEELAAVMAVVTEAYQVEASTALADDEPEISAWQVSARALREPLRRELGWRG, from the coding sequence ATGAGCCGGGACGACGCCCCAGCCGCGCCCTCCGAGGCGGGGCTGTCACTGCAGGTGCGCCGGGGAGACCCGACGCCCGAAGAGCTCGCCGCGGTCATGGCCGTGGTCACGGAGGCATACCAGGTCGAGGCGTCGACGGCGCTCGCAGACGACGAACCGGAGATATCGGCTTGGCAGGTCTCGGCCCGTGCCTTGCGCGAGCCGCTGCGCCGCGAACTCGGATGGCGTGGATGA
- a CDS encoding 5-(carboxyamino)imidazole ribonucleotide synthase, translated as MSLRVGIVGGGQLARMMIAPAVELGVQVSVLAEQDGMSAQLAATAVGDYRDLDTVAAFAKDVDVVTFDHEHVPQDVLRALVDAGVSVHPGPDALLYAQDKLLMRARLDELGIPQPDWAAFSDEAGLQSFLDAHGGRAVVKTPRGGYDGKGVRVVSDAAAAADWLGDLPVGGQLLVEELVAFSRELAQQVARRPSGGLVAYPVVETVQRDGVCAEVLAPAPHRSDRLTAVAAQIGTGIAEGLGVTGMLAVELFETLDERLLVNELAMRPHNSGHWSQDGAVTSQFEQHLRAVLDLPLGDVDARQPWSVMVNILGGPAEGTLEDRLPAALADHPAVKVHTYGKSPRPGRKVGHVNAVGDDLDAVAYEARAAAAHFS; from the coding sequence ATGTCACTGCGGGTCGGAATCGTCGGCGGCGGGCAGCTTGCGCGGATGATGATCGCGCCGGCCGTCGAGCTCGGCGTGCAGGTGAGTGTGCTCGCCGAGCAGGACGGCATGTCGGCGCAGCTGGCGGCCACCGCGGTGGGTGACTACCGCGACCTCGACACCGTCGCCGCGTTCGCGAAGGACGTCGACGTGGTCACCTTCGACCATGAGCACGTCCCGCAGGACGTGCTGCGGGCGCTGGTGGATGCCGGTGTCTCCGTGCACCCGGGACCGGATGCGCTGCTGTACGCACAGGACAAGCTGCTCATGCGCGCCCGGCTGGACGAGCTCGGCATACCGCAGCCGGACTGGGCCGCGTTCTCGGATGAGGCCGGTCTGCAGTCGTTCCTCGACGCGCACGGTGGGCGCGCCGTCGTGAAGACGCCGCGCGGCGGCTACGACGGCAAGGGTGTGCGGGTGGTGTCGGATGCCGCAGCGGCGGCCGACTGGCTCGGTGATCTGCCCGTGGGAGGGCAGCTGCTGGTGGAGGAGCTCGTGGCGTTCTCGCGCGAGCTCGCACAGCAGGTGGCGCGGCGTCCCTCCGGGGGGCTCGTGGCGTACCCGGTCGTGGAGACGGTGCAGCGCGACGGGGTGTGCGCCGAAGTGCTCGCGCCGGCCCCGCACCGCTCGGATCGGCTGACCGCCGTGGCCGCGCAGATCGGCACCGGGATTGCCGAGGGGCTCGGAGTCACTGGGATGCTCGCCGTCGAGCTGTTCGAGACGCTGGATGAGCGGCTGCTGGTCAACGAGCTGGCGATGCGCCCGCACAACAGCGGGCACTGGAGTCAGGACGGAGCCGTGACGAGCCAGTTCGAGCAGCATCTGCGCGCCGTGCTCGATCTGCCGTTGGGCGACGTCGACGCCCGGCAGCCGTGGTCGGTGATGGTGAACATCCTCGGTGGACCGGCCGAAGGCACGCTCGAGGACCGTCTGCCCGCGGCGCTCGCCGACCACCCCGCGGTCAAAGTGCACACCTACGGCAAGTCTCCGCGCCCGGGCCGCAAGGTGGGCCACGTGAACGCGGTGGGTGACGACCTCGACGCGGTGGCCTACGAGGCCCGCGCCGCCGCCGCCCACTTCTCCTGA
- a CDS encoding response regulator transcription factor, producing the protein MTRVALIDDHESVRLGLEAACARTTTKQVVFSGSTVRAYLDWRVFSASPPADVVVLDLTLGDGTTVTENVTRLVRDGSPVIIHSVADRPAAVREALSAGAAGVISKSSRIEEVIDAIRTVARGEPLDNVEWASAVDGDRAFADAQLSARERDVLRLYAAGLPLKAVAERLGIAYSTAKENITRVRVKYVDVGRPAPTKVDLLRRAMEDGLVVEGTADGPGGD; encoded by the coding sequence ATGACGAGGGTGGCGCTGATCGACGACCACGAGTCCGTGCGGCTCGGGCTGGAGGCCGCGTGCGCCCGCACGACGACCAAGCAGGTCGTGTTCTCCGGCAGCACCGTGCGCGCCTACCTCGACTGGCGTGTGTTCTCGGCCTCGCCGCCCGCCGACGTCGTGGTGCTCGATCTCACCCTCGGCGATGGGACGACGGTGACCGAGAACGTCACGCGGCTCGTCCGCGACGGGTCGCCGGTGATCATCCACAGCGTGGCCGACCGTCCCGCAGCCGTGCGCGAGGCTCTGTCGGCCGGCGCGGCCGGGGTCATCAGCAAATCGTCGCGCATCGAGGAGGTCATCGACGCTATCCGCACCGTGGCGCGGGGCGAGCCGCTCGACAACGTGGAGTGGGCCAGCGCCGTCGACGGCGACCGCGCGTTCGCCGATGCACAACTGTCCGCACGTGAGCGCGACGTGCTGCGGCTGTATGCGGCCGGGCTGCCGCTGAAGGCTGTGGCGGAGCGGCTCGGCATCGCCTACTCGACGGCCAAGGAGAACATCACGCGCGTCCGCGTGAAGTACGTCGACGTGGGGCGTCCGGCGCCCACCAAGGTCGATCTGCTGCGCCGCGCGATGGAAGACGGGCTCGTCGTCGAGGGCACCGCCGACGGCCCCGGCGGCGACTGA
- a CDS encoding ATP-binding protein, with protein MATDTVGLPGDPAVRRALGDLTGGAENFTQRRVERIAMIAVAFASAILGTQSFINALSSVQEHPGWHLVLCLIAFIPLAIMIVACLVGVFARVTSAVFAGAFVLVLLAWPAATAGLPADVDAEPWIWYLINVATTAAVIAFRMPLQVVCALLMPLLYGVVRLWQLEFPPPQIVIVVVLDVVFALIFAGVVLTLGWMLRSVAVGIDRTRATAVASYATAAAADAAEKERVAVAALMHDSVLAALIAAERASTPRERALAVSMAREALTRLANADRDAEEGPDEPVPPVSVARAIATAAAEFGVALDVDCDVDETAPPVPGRVARALALAATQAIANAVQHAGGVGLAVRLEADDAGLEVTVSDAGDGFDRDAVPVDRLGIRASIVARVAAVAGRTAIVSDADGTTVTIIWEHPR; from the coding sequence GTGGCCACTGACACGGTCGGCCTGCCCGGCGATCCCGCCGTCCGCCGCGCCCTGGGCGACCTGACAGGCGGCGCGGAGAACTTCACCCAGCGGCGCGTCGAGCGGATTGCGATGATCGCGGTCGCGTTCGCCAGCGCAATCTTGGGCACGCAGTCGTTCATCAACGCGCTGTCCTCTGTGCAGGAGCACCCCGGCTGGCACCTGGTGCTGTGCCTGATCGCGTTCATTCCGCTCGCGATCATGATCGTGGCGTGCCTCGTGGGGGTGTTCGCCCGGGTGACCAGCGCGGTGTTCGCCGGCGCGTTCGTGCTGGTGCTGCTGGCGTGGCCTGCTGCCACCGCAGGGCTGCCGGCGGACGTGGATGCCGAACCGTGGATCTGGTACCTCATCAACGTCGCCACGACGGCGGCGGTCATCGCGTTCCGGATGCCGCTGCAGGTGGTGTGCGCATTGCTCATGCCGCTGCTCTACGGCGTGGTGCGACTGTGGCAGCTGGAGTTCCCGCCCCCGCAGATCGTGATCGTCGTCGTCCTCGACGTCGTGTTCGCGCTGATCTTCGCGGGTGTCGTGCTGACGCTGGGATGGATGCTGCGATCGGTCGCGGTCGGCATCGACCGGACCCGGGCCACCGCCGTCGCCTCGTACGCGACCGCCGCCGCCGCCGATGCCGCCGAGAAGGAGCGCGTGGCCGTGGCCGCGCTCATGCACGACAGCGTGCTGGCGGCCCTGATCGCCGCGGAACGGGCCTCGACGCCGCGCGAGCGCGCGCTGGCGGTATCGATGGCGCGCGAGGCGCTGACCCGCCTGGCGAACGCAGATCGCGATGCAGAGGAGGGTCCCGATGAACCGGTCCCGCCCGTGTCGGTCGCCCGTGCGATCGCGACGGCCGCCGCCGAGTTCGGGGTCGCCCTCGACGTCGACTGCGACGTCGACGAGACGGCGCCGCCGGTGCCGGGCCGAGTGGCACGGGCACTGGCGCTGGCTGCCACCCAGGCGATCGCGAACGCCGTGCAGCACGCGGGAGGGGTGGGACTCGCCGTCCGGCTTGAAGCCGATGACGCGGGGTTGGAGGTCACCGTGTCGGACGCGGGCGACGGCTTCGACCGCGATGCGGTGCCGGTCGACCGGCTCGGCATCCGCGCGTCGATCGTGGCGCGGGTCGCGGCCGTGGCCGGCCGCACGGCGATCGTCAGCGACGCCGACGGCACGACCGTCACGATCATCTGGGAGCACCCGCGATGA